One region of Polaribacter pectinis genomic DNA includes:
- a CDS encoding DNA-processing protein DprA — protein MNIKIKHILAISLIKGVGDAFIKKRLNEIKLYINDIDLLGNMLGGKVTKEGIIENFPIAEKIIEDCIEGNIELVSLLCDSYPCLLKEIKNPPAILYLKGNITNLSNCVAVIGSRKSDDLGNAIANKVGNYFSQKWSICNGLVDGIDRNAIEQNDSVFKNVTGVISGGLNYHRTSSKITKELADKVLRNNGLLISENPPNKAEDQFSGSKASRIQAGLSKGIILIQSSIAGGSKYTLKSFSELDRVLGVINYPGNKSFETEEQFSGNRLLLEKGIEGLVEMCDIKKNSNVKIDKIVQLKSKEDYSFYDKQLVN, from the coding sequence ATGAACATTAAAATTAAACATATTCTGGCAATATCTCTTATTAAAGGAGTTGGAGATGCATTTATAAAAAAACGCTTAAATGAAATAAAATTATATATAAATGATATAGATTTATTGGGTAATATGCTTGGGGGTAAAGTTACTAAAGAAGGTATTATAGAAAATTTTCCAATAGCAGAAAAAATCATTGAAGATTGTATTGAAGGTAATATAGAACTAGTCTCTTTACTTTGCGATTCTTATCCTTGTTTATTAAAGGAAATTAAAAACCCTCCAGCAATCTTATATTTAAAAGGCAATATAACTAACTTAAGTAATTGTGTTGCTGTAATTGGTTCTAGGAAATCAGATGATTTAGGCAATGCAATTGCAAATAAGGTAGGAAACTATTTTTCACAAAAATGGTCTATTTGTAATGGATTGGTTGATGGAATAGATAGAAATGCAATCGAACAAAATGATTCAGTTTTTAAAAATGTAACCGGGGTTATATCTGGTGGATTAAATTACCATAGAACATCTTCAAAAATCACAAAAGAACTAGCAGATAAAGTATTAAGAAATAATGGATTACTAATTTCTGAAAACCCACCAAATAAAGCAGAAGATCAGTTTTCTGGAAGTAAAGCAAGTAGAATTCAAGCAGGTTTATCTAAAGGGATTATTTTAATTCAAAGCAGTATTGCAGGGGGTTCAAAATATACTTTAAAATCTTTTTCAGAATTAGATAGAGTTTTAGGAGTTATAAATTATCCAGGAAACAAATCGTTCGAAACAGAAGAGCAATTTTCTGGAAATAGATTGCTTTTAGAAAAAGGGATTGAGGGTTTGGTTGAAATGTGCGATATAAAAAAAAATAGTAATGTTAAGATTGATAAAATTGTTCAATTGAAGAGTAAAGAGGATTATTCATTTTATGATAAACAGCTAGTAAATTAA
- a CDS encoding type I restriction endonuclease subunit R: MASGTKEIHFEEHIENYLTNRVNEYISVSPTLYDKDLCVIPSEIIAFVKDTQPKQYQALEKQYGALTDAKIVETIAKNITKNKTLDVLRNGVKDRGQKLTLAYFKPAHNKTPEHEEAYAKNRLSLVRQFQYSNRNKNEIDIVLFINGIPVVTLELKNALTRQNHHNAIKQYMQDRDPKGEPFLEFKRCLVHFAVGTEKVFMTTQLKGKSTFFLPFNKGLVNENPNGFAVSYLWEDVLREDSLLSLVQNFISVQVDKEKVYNPSTKKLEEKKSTKLLFPRFHQRRAVNRILEALKEDGTGKNYLVQHSAGSGKSNTITWLAYRLANFYQKYTDSKALFDSVIVVTDRRVLNKQIQDNIRQLDNTPGVVAYLDEKTTAQDLKKAIEDKKRIIITTIQKFPIISDVVGRFTDRNYAVLIDEAHSSQSGETSRQMRKALSLEQSAEAEANIKTADEIIAEEIAKKGKQENISQFAFTATPKPKTLELFGTKINGQLSAFDDYTMEEAIKEGFIKDVLKNYMSFKRYYKLIKHSEIDDKEYEKKKTVRVLGNYVDLQDHAIDKKARIILEHFVSKTQNEIQGQARAMLVTKSRLHAVRFKRKFDEIMQELNLPYNALVAFSGTVKDDETGGEYTESNMNNLEGKISIPEALKLPKFRILIVANKFQTGFDEPLLQTMFVDKKLGGANTVQTLSRLNRNRKGKDATMVLDFVNDPELVQKDFQHFYGKNYMEEESETDPNSLYDVLNQVEDYKVFYETEVNAFAEIFFRQGDNFELIQPILGSISTRFADELEEEDQLGFKAAAKSFIKIYRFLSQIITFTDVELEKKYVFLTALLKKLPYIQSGLPLDVVNDVELDSYKIQFKFQNDLSLVSEDGEDYGMTPEGPGGNIDEDVDYLSNIIKVLNDTFGLELTEEDKVDFNKVKKNLYENQELMSYFNKQNSKNDIKDKFEEEVDGEFLNFINTKLDFYNKMTDDKANVLFKNLLFQEIYNREVRGLRK; the protein is encoded by the coding sequence ATGGCATCAGGAACTAAAGAGATTCATTTTGAAGAGCATATAGAAAACTACTTAACAAATAGAGTTAATGAGTATATAAGTGTTTCTCCTACTTTGTATGATAAAGATTTGTGTGTAATTCCATCAGAAATTATTGCCTTTGTAAAAGATACACAACCTAAACAATACCAAGCATTAGAAAAACAATATGGTGCTTTAACTGATGCCAAAATTGTAGAAACAATTGCTAAAAACATCACTAAAAACAAAACATTAGACGTTTTAAGAAATGGTGTAAAAGATAGAGGTCAGAAATTAACATTGGCTTATTTTAAACCTGCACACAATAAAACACCAGAACACGAAGAAGCGTATGCTAAAAATCGTTTAAGTTTAGTGCGCCAATTTCAGTATTCTAATCGCAATAAAAACGAGATAGATATTGTGTTGTTTATAAACGGAATTCCTGTAGTTACTTTAGAATTGAAGAACGCATTAACAAGACAAAATCATCACAATGCGATTAAGCAATATATGCAAGATCGTGATCCAAAAGGAGAGCCTTTTTTAGAATTTAAACGTTGTTTGGTGCATTTTGCTGTAGGTACAGAAAAGGTTTTTATGACTACTCAGTTAAAAGGAAAATCTACTTTCTTTTTACCTTTTAATAAAGGTTTGGTTAATGAAAATCCTAATGGTTTTGCAGTTTCCTATCTTTGGGAAGATGTGTTACGTGAAGACTCTTTATTAAGTTTGGTACAAAACTTCATAAGTGTACAAGTAGATAAAGAAAAGGTATATAATCCATCAACAAAAAAGTTAGAAGAAAAGAAATCTACCAAATTATTGTTCCCTCGTTTTCATCAAAGAAGAGCTGTAAACAGAATTTTAGAAGCCTTAAAAGAAGATGGTACAGGTAAAAATTATTTAGTTCAACATTCTGCAGGTTCAGGAAAATCAAATACCATTACTTGGTTGGCATACAGATTGGCTAATTTTTACCAAAAGTATACAGATAGCAAAGCATTATTCGATTCTGTAATTGTAGTTACAGATAGGCGAGTTTTAAATAAACAGATTCAAGATAATATTCGTCAGTTAGACAATACACCAGGCGTTGTTGCCTATTTAGATGAAAAAACTACAGCACAAGACCTAAAAAAGGCAATTGAAGACAAGAAGCGAATTATTATTACTACTATTCAAAAATTCCCAATAATTTCTGATGTTGTAGGCAGATTTACAGATAGAAATTATGCTGTTTTAATTGATGAAGCACATAGTTCTCAATCTGGAGAAACATCAAGACAAATGCGAAAAGCATTAAGTTTAGAGCAATCTGCAGAAGCTGAAGCAAACATTAAAACAGCAGATGAAATTATTGCTGAAGAAATCGCTAAAAAAGGAAAGCAAGAAAATATTTCTCAATTTGCGTTTACAGCAACTCCAAAACCAAAAACGTTAGAGTTATTTGGTACAAAAATAAATGGTCAATTATCTGCTTTTGATGATTATACCATGGAAGAAGCCATAAAAGAAGGCTTTATAAAAGATGTATTGAAAAACTATATGTCTTTTAAACGTTATTATAAGTTGATAAAACATTCAGAAATTGATGATAAAGAATACGAAAAGAAAAAAACAGTTCGTGTTTTAGGCAATTATGTAGATTTACAAGACCACGCAATCGATAAAAAAGCACGAATTATTTTAGAGCATTTTGTAAGTAAAACACAGAACGAAATTCAGGGACAAGCAAGAGCAATGTTGGTTACAAAATCGAGATTGCACGCAGTAAGATTCAAACGTAAGTTCGATGAAATTATGCAAGAATTAAATTTGCCTTATAATGCGTTGGTTGCTTTTTCTGGAACTGTAAAAGATGATGAAACTGGTGGAGAATACACAGAAAGCAATATGAATAATCTGGAAGGTAAAATTAGCATTCCAGAAGCTTTAAAATTACCAAAATTCAGAATTTTAATTGTTGCCAATAAATTTCAAACAGGTTTTGACGAACCTTTGTTACAAACTATGTTTGTAGATAAAAAATTAGGTGGCGCAAATACAGTACAAACACTTTCTCGATTAAATAGAAACAGAAAAGGGAAAGATGCAACAATGGTTTTAGATTTTGTCAATGACCCAGAATTGGTGCAAAAAGACTTTCAGCATTTCTATGGTAAAAACTATATGGAAGAAGAAAGTGAAACGGATCCTAATAGTTTGTACGATGTTTTAAACCAAGTAGAAGATTACAAAGTTTTTTACGAAACTGAAGTAAATGCTTTTGCAGAAATATTTTTTAGGCAAGGCGATAATTTTGAATTGATTCAGCCCATTTTAGGTTCAATTTCAACTCGTTTTGCAGATGAATTAGAAGAGGAAGACCAATTAGGTTTTAAAGCAGCAGCAAAATCGTTTATAAAAATTTATCGTTTTTTAAGTCAGATTATTACGTTTACAGATGTAGAGTTAGAAAAGAAATACGTTTTTCTCACGGCTTTACTTAAAAAGCTACCCTATATACAAAGTGGTTTACCTTTAGATGTTGTAAATGATGTGGAGTTAGATAGTTATAAGATTCAATTTAAGTTTCAAAACGATTTGTCTTTAGTTTCTGAAGACGGAGAAGATTATGGAATGACGCCAGAAGGACCAGGAGGAAATATAGATGAAGATGTAGATTACTTGTCCAATATTATAAAAGTATTGAATGACACCTTTGGTTTGGAGCTTACAGAAGAAGATAAAGTAGATTTTAATAAAGTGAAGAAAAACTTATATGAGAATCAGGAATTAATGTCTTATTTCAACAAGCAAAATTCTAAAAATGATATCAAAGATAAATTTGAAGAAGAGGTTGATGGTGAGTTCTTAAACTTTATAAATACAAAGTTAGATTTCTACAACAAAATGACAGATGATAAAGCTAATGTTTTATTTAAGAACTTGTTATTTCAAGAGATTTATAATCGTGAGGTTAGAGGGTTGAGGAAGTAA
- the rmuC gene encoding DNA recombination protein RmuC: MGEIILYIILGVVLGFIIGWFIANFKSNKTISQQKEDSQKAFSILDKEFVAFKATTNSTLQQQKDTIINQNSKLSILENDIETAEKLTLTLEKEQATLIADKNSLTKTLKEKADVLKGLQEILDTKIIENKTISSDLATKTANFTAAKSTINQQEEYITTLKEELTTFKNKYNSTNEDLATANADNNSLQEKLAREQKEIKEVREQFNIEFQNIANKILKDNTKSFSELNESKIKELLSPLNKDIKEFKTKVEDVYDKESKERFSLGEKVKQLAAKSEQISQDAINLTNALKGEAKTQGNWGEMILENILEKSGLGKDKEYFMEHQLTGDDGKPLRSDSENKKMRPDAVIKYPDNRNVIIDSKVSLNAFTRYLATSDVEEQKRELDAHISAIKNHIITLSTKGYDDYDKALDFVMMFIPSEPAYIAAMQGDSNLWNYAYDKRILLMNPTNLITSLKLIVDLWKREYQNQHAIAIADRGAKLYDKFVGFVDNLEKVGTHLDRAQSSYNDSFKQLSSGNDNLVLQANKLKELGVKNKKELSKGIRNEASINILTK; this comes from the coding sequence ATGGGAGAAATTATATTGTATATTATTTTAGGAGTTGTTTTGGGTTTCATTATTGGTTGGTTTATCGCCAATTTTAAATCAAATAAAACAATTAGTCAACAAAAAGAAGACAGTCAAAAAGCCTTTTCTATTTTAGACAAAGAATTTGTAGCATTTAAAGCAACAACAAATAGTACGCTTCAACAACAAAAAGACACTATTATAAATCAAAATTCTAAACTATCTATTTTAGAAAACGATATAGAAACTGCTGAAAAATTGACATTAACTTTAGAAAAAGAACAAGCAACTTTAATTGCAGATAAAAATTCTCTTACCAAAACACTTAAAGAAAAAGCAGATGTATTAAAAGGTTTGCAAGAAATTTTAGATACTAAAATAATCGAAAATAAAACTATATCAAGTGATTTAGCAACAAAAACAGCCAATTTTACAGCGGCTAAAAGCACAATTAATCAACAAGAAGAATACATTACAACTTTAAAAGAAGAATTAACAACTTTTAAAAATAAATACAATAGTACTAATGAAGATTTGGCAACTGCAAACGCAGATAACAACTCTTTACAAGAAAAGTTAGCAAGAGAGCAAAAAGAAATTAAAGAAGTTAGAGAGCAATTTAATATTGAGTTTCAAAATATTGCAAACAAAATATTAAAAGACAATACCAAATCTTTTTCTGAGTTAAATGAGTCCAAAATTAAGGAGTTATTAAGTCCTTTAAATAAAGACATTAAAGAGTTTAAAACTAAAGTAGAAGATGTTTATGATAAAGAAAGTAAAGAGCGTTTTTCTTTAGGTGAAAAGGTAAAACAATTAGCAGCTAAAAGCGAGCAGATTAGTCAAGATGCAATTAATCTAACAAATGCGTTAAAAGGAGAGGCAAAAACCCAAGGTAATTGGGGTGAAATGATTTTGGAAAACATTTTAGAAAAATCGGGTTTAGGAAAAGATAAAGAATACTTTATGGAGCATCAATTAACAGGCGATGATGGAAAACCATTAAGATCTGATTCTGAAAATAAAAAAATGCGCCCAGATGCAGTTATAAAATATCCAGACAATAGAAATGTAATTATAGATTCTAAAGTTTCTTTAAATGCGTTTACAAGATACTTAGCAACTTCAGATGTGGAGGAGCAAAAAAGAGAATTAGATGCGCATATTTCCGCAATAAAAAACCACATTATTACATTAAGTACAAAAGGCTATGATGATTATGACAAAGCCTTAGATTTTGTGATGATGTTTATACCAAGTGAACCAGCATATATTGCTGCAATGCAAGGAGATTCTAACCTTTGGAATTATGCATACGACAAACGTATTCTGTTAATGAACCCTACAAATTTAATTACTTCATTAAAATTAATAGTAGATTTATGGAAACGTGAATATCAGAACCAACACGCAATTGCAATTGCAGACAGAGGAGCCAAATTATATGACAAATTTGTTGGTTTTGTAGATAATTTAGAAAAAGTAGGTACTCATTTAGATAGAGCTCAATCTTCCTATAATGATTCTTTTAAACAATTAAGTAGTGGTAATGATAATTTAGTATTACAAGCAAATAAACTAAAAGAATTGGGTGTGAAAAACAAAAAAGAACTTTCTAAAGGAATACGAAATGAAGCTTCTATAAATATATTAACAAAATAA
- a CDS encoding restriction endonuclease subunit S: protein MKKYDVYKESGVDWIDKIPENWNIAKLKYNANISFSSVDRHQYETERRVEICHYPDAYKNEVIDESTNLSVGSCTQNEFEKFQLKKDQVIITKDSESANDIGVPTYVLKTLENAVCGYHLAIIETNKNILSGKYIFRYLQINIVKTYFELNSNGVTRFGLGKPTIMNLSVPIIPLQEQNKINTYLDHKTTIIDALIDKKELLIKKLQAQRQAIINEAVTKGLNNNAKMKSSGIEWLGEIPEHWDMVKLTWLTDFITCGLAATPKYVEDNEGVPFLSAQNVKPGRIKLHKYRFISKELHQKLTKIRKPQKGDLLVTRVGAGIGEAAVVDIDFEFSVYVSLTHIRTNQKLLSTFLMYFFSTEYAKNLALEGTVEGGGQGNLNVKNVENYRIALPTLKEQQDIVKFLNSSTKKIDEAIRQSQDSIKKLKSYRQAIISEAVTGKIDVRDWQAPKNN, encoded by the coding sequence ATGAAGAAATACGATGTATATAAAGAAAGTGGAGTTGATTGGATTGATAAGATTCCTGAAAATTGGAATATTGCTAAATTAAAATATAATGCGAATATTTCTTTTAGTAGTGTTGATAGGCATCAATATGAAACTGAAAGGCGTGTAGAGATTTGTCACTATCCAGATGCTTATAAAAATGAAGTTATAGATGAATCAACCAACTTAAGTGTAGGAAGTTGTACACAAAATGAATTTGAAAAATTTCAATTAAAGAAAGACCAAGTTATTATTACAAAAGATTCCGAAAGTGCTAATGATATTGGCGTACCAACCTATGTATTAAAAACTTTGGAAAATGCTGTTTGCGGTTATCATTTAGCTATTATTGAAACTAATAAAAATATTTTAAGCGGAAAATACATATTTAGATACTTACAAATAAATATTGTAAAAACATATTTTGAATTAAACTCAAATGGGGTTACCAGATTTGGTTTAGGTAAACCAACAATTATGAATTTATCAGTTCCAATAATACCTTTACAGGAACAAAATAAAATAAATACTTATTTAGACCATAAAACAACTATTATAGATGCTTTAATTGATAAAAAAGAGCTGCTTATAAAAAAATTACAAGCACAAAGACAAGCAATTATTAATGAAGCAGTAACCAAAGGTTTAAACAATAATGCCAAAATGAAAAGTTCTGGTATTGAGTGGTTAGGAGAAATCCCAGAACATTGGGATATGGTTAAGTTGACTTGGTTAACAGATTTTATAACTTGTGGTTTAGCCGCAACTCCTAAATATGTAGAAGATAATGAAGGAGTTCCATTTTTATCTGCTCAAAATGTAAAACCTGGAAGGATTAAACTTCATAAATATCGTTTTATTTCAAAAGAACTTCATCAGAAATTAACTAAAATTAGAAAACCACAAAAAGGAGATTTATTAGTTACAAGAGTTGGTGCAGGTATAGGAGAAGCCGCAGTTGTAGACATAGATTTTGAGTTTTCTGTATATGTAAGTCTAACACATATAAGAACAAACCAAAAGTTATTGTCGACATTTTTGATGTATTTCTTTTCAACAGAATATGCTAAAAATTTAGCATTAGAAGGAACTGTTGAAGGTGGTGGACAAGGAAATTTAAATGTAAAAAATGTTGAAAATTACCGAATTGCATTGCCAACTTTAAAAGAACAACAAGATATTGTCAAGTTTTTAAATAGTTCAACAAAAAAAATAGATGAAGCGATAAGGCAATCTCAAGATTCCATCAAAAAACTAAAATCCTATCGTCAAGCTATCATTAGTGAAGCGGTAACAGGTAAAATAGATGTAAGAGATTGGCAAGCACCAAAAAACAATTAG